The Legionella sp. PATHC032 genome has a window encoding:
- a CDS encoding pteridine reductase — MNQKNTQEARVALVTGGAKRIGAAIVKKLHLSGYQVAIHCRSALHEADTLAKHLNQVRMNSVIVLQKELTEPDAAEEIIVKVKHWAGRLDLLVNNASVFKRTDCHFLNEADWQYLFAVNVHAPFLLSMAARPLLARCKGSIINITDIHADKPLKGYSVYCQTKAALEMQTRSLARELAPEIRVNAVAPGAIAWPENENSLTAEEQQKIIEKTPLKRHGSPDFIAQAVLTLAENSFITGQTLKVDGGRSLTS, encoded by the coding sequence TTGAATCAGAAAAACACGCAAGAAGCCAGGGTTGCTTTGGTGACTGGAGGCGCTAAACGTATTGGCGCGGCAATTGTTAAAAAATTGCATCTCTCTGGATATCAGGTAGCCATCCATTGTCGTTCTGCTTTGCATGAGGCAGATACTCTGGCCAAACATTTGAATCAAGTGCGCATGAATAGCGTGATTGTCTTGCAAAAAGAATTAACTGAACCTGATGCAGCAGAAGAGATCATAGTCAAAGTGAAACATTGGGCAGGTCGTTTGGATTTGTTAGTCAATAATGCTTCTGTTTTTAAACGAACGGATTGTCATTTTTTGAATGAGGCAGACTGGCAATATCTTTTTGCAGTGAATGTCCATGCTCCCTTTCTACTGAGTATGGCGGCTCGTCCTTTACTGGCTCGATGTAAAGGTTCCATTATTAACATAACTGATATTCATGCAGATAAACCACTTAAAGGATATTCGGTATATTGTCAAACTAAAGCCGCATTGGAGATGCAAACGAGATCGCTTGCTCGTGAATTGGCGCCAGAAATAAGGGTCAATGCAGTCGCGCCCGGCGCCATTGCCTGGCCTGAGAATGAAAATAGTTTAACTGCAGAAGAACAACAAAAAATTATCGAGAAAACACCACTAAAAAGACATGGCAGCCCCGATTTTATTGCGCAAGCCGTCCTTACTCTGGCTGAAAACTCATTTATCACAGGTCAAACATTGAAAGTAGATGGAGGTAGAAGTTTGACAAGCTAG
- a CDS encoding class I SAM-dependent methyltransferase: MNLKQTLINQLKLQKEIPFIEFMQQALYAPYEGYYTSGLQKLGKHGDFITAPELTSLYGKTLANQCQQILPLLESPVLFEFGAGTGKLCIDILTHLEQLQCLPESYFILEVSANLRHRQQELIEQKIPQLAGLIHWLDKWPEAPFNGVIIANEVLDAMPVYRFMQSETEILESYVTLDEHDQFAEIFKPVQNQRLLAYIKNHLPTLDYPYLTEANLFLDDWLLNCSHMLKKGALFIIDYGFPRHEYYHPDRNQGTLMCHYQHYAHPNPLLNPGEQDITAHVDFTHVAEAGQQAGFHIAGYTNQASFLLANGLLSLIHTLDDEQELFAAKQAIKQLTQPSEMGELFKVIALTKDLEIDLNGFLINDKRVNL; the protein is encoded by the coding sequence ATGAATTTAAAACAAACTCTAATAAACCAGTTAAAGTTGCAAAAAGAAATCCCTTTTATAGAATTTATGCAGCAAGCACTCTATGCCCCCTATGAAGGCTATTACACTTCGGGATTGCAAAAATTAGGAAAACACGGTGATTTTATTACTGCTCCTGAACTAACCTCCTTGTATGGCAAAACGTTAGCAAACCAATGCCAGCAAATCCTTCCCTTGCTGGAGTCCCCCGTACTATTCGAGTTTGGCGCTGGAACTGGGAAACTCTGTATTGATATATTAACGCATTTGGAACAATTACAGTGCTTACCTGAATCGTATTTTATTCTGGAAGTAAGTGCCAACTTACGCCATCGCCAACAAGAATTGATTGAGCAAAAAATTCCGCAATTGGCCGGCTTGATTCACTGGCTGGACAAATGGCCAGAAGCTCCTTTTAATGGAGTAATAATAGCCAATGAAGTACTGGATGCCATGCCAGTTTATCGTTTTATGCAATCTGAAACAGAAATCCTGGAAAGCTATGTCACTCTGGATGAGCACGATCAATTTGCAGAAATTTTCAAACCGGTACAAAATCAACGATTATTGGCCTATATCAAAAATCATTTACCAACACTCGATTATCCTTACCTTACAGAGGCTAATTTGTTTCTTGATGATTGGTTGTTGAATTGCAGTCATATGCTGAAAAAGGGGGCTCTGTTTATTATTGATTATGGCTTCCCTCGCCATGAATACTATCACCCTGATCGTAATCAAGGCACATTAATGTGTCATTACCAACATTATGCACATCCCAATCCTTTACTTAACCCTGGAGAACAGGATATCACTGCACATGTTGATTTTACTCATGTCGCTGAGGCGGGTCAGCAGGCAGGGTTTCATATTGCGGGGTATACTAATCAAGCCTCTTTTTTGCTGGCGAACGGTTTGCTAAGCTTAATCCATACTCTTGATGATGAACAGGAACTGTTTGCAGCAAAACAGGCAATTAAACAATTAACTCAACCGAGTGAAATGGGAGAGCTATTCAAAGTCATTGCGTTAACCAAAGATCTGGAAATTGATTTAAATGGTTTTCTGATAAATGATAAGCGAGTGAATTTATAA
- a CDS encoding primosomal protein N': protein MNDIYQVCIPHTNRDCFDYEALDLTPCIGGRVWVPFRNQTRVGIVIKKVCCQQMSHSLKQITSIIDEKPLVSEDLLELCLWVGNYYQSPLSEVIPLVIPKKYRLGLPCSLPTEDFYQLNLSVEKAKTLISKKAKKQHELIDFLSRQQKGISKQTLKQHGYKEAQIAALLACQAINLSQQVTLPTKIPEKLSPPLTLNPEQAIAVASILEHIHHYQCFLLQGVTGSGKTEVYLHVIAKILDQGKQVLVLVPEIGLTPQLLSRFTARFNQPITVLHSNLNESERQIAWQLAKEDKVKMVIGTRSAVFTPLPNLGLIIIDEEHDSSLKQMEGVRYSARDTALMRAHLANIPIILGTATPSLETIYNCKQKKYNLLRLTHKAASTTPLHYQLVDLRSQMVQHGLALPTLKIIENHLLQQNQVLVFINRRGFAPVLLCHQCGWMVDCKACDSHLTLHKQAGQMICHHCGLTQRIPVFCNNCQSNELIPVGSGTQRIYEFLSHQFPDTNILRIDRDEVRKKNALNSHLNKINKGEAQLIIGTQMLAKGHHFPHLSLVVVVDADAGFYNQDFRAIEHLGQLLTQVSGRAGRAEHPGQVLIQTYLPDHPLLNLLIQHGYDEFANALLISRQEAEMPPFQFLAVIRAQGKTVNKVAQFLKATKDQIQKHTLTVLGPAPAPLPRKANQHRMQLLIKSPSRKVLKSSLTQLREWLTMNKLSNGIRWNVDVDPMDLS, encoded by the coding sequence ATGAACGATATTTATCAGGTTTGCATCCCCCATACCAATCGAGATTGTTTTGACTACGAAGCCCTGGATTTAACTCCCTGCATTGGTGGAAGGGTATGGGTACCTTTTCGTAATCAAACTCGAGTGGGCATTGTAATAAAGAAAGTCTGCTGTCAACAAATGAGCCATTCATTAAAGCAAATCACTTCAATAATCGATGAAAAACCTCTGGTTTCCGAAGATCTTTTAGAGCTTTGTCTATGGGTAGGAAATTATTATCAGTCCCCATTGTCTGAAGTGATTCCTTTGGTAATACCAAAAAAATATCGTCTGGGTTTACCTTGCTCACTACCTACAGAAGATTTTTATCAATTGAATCTCTCTGTTGAAAAGGCAAAAACATTAATCTCGAAAAAAGCAAAAAAACAACATGAATTGATTGATTTTTTAAGCAGGCAGCAGAAAGGGATTTCCAAACAAACCCTAAAACAACATGGCTACAAGGAAGCTCAAATTGCAGCATTACTTGCTTGCCAAGCCATTAACCTGTCACAGCAAGTGACCTTGCCAACGAAAATTCCTGAAAAACTCAGTCCGCCATTAACACTCAACCCTGAACAAGCCATTGCCGTTGCTTCCATTTTAGAACATATCCATCATTACCAATGCTTCTTACTGCAAGGTGTTACCGGAAGTGGTAAAACAGAGGTTTATTTGCATGTCATTGCCAAAATATTGGATCAGGGTAAACAGGTATTGGTGTTGGTACCAGAAATCGGGTTAACTCCACAGCTTTTATCGCGTTTTACAGCCCGATTTAATCAGCCAATAACCGTATTACATTCCAATTTGAATGAATCAGAAAGGCAAATTGCCTGGCAGTTGGCAAAAGAAGACAAAGTTAAAATGGTGATTGGAACTCGTTCGGCCGTTTTTACCCCTCTGCCCAATCTCGGTTTAATTATCATCGATGAAGAGCATGACAGTTCGCTCAAACAGATGGAAGGAGTTCGCTATTCTGCGCGAGACACTGCTTTAATGCGCGCTCATCTTGCTAATATTCCTATCATTCTTGGTACAGCCACTCCCAGTCTGGAAACCATTTATAACTGCAAACAAAAAAAATATAATTTATTACGCTTAACGCATAAAGCCGCCTCCACTACACCATTACATTATCAACTGGTTGATTTGCGCTCGCAAATGGTACAGCATGGATTAGCTCTCCCAACACTTAAAATCATAGAAAATCATTTGCTGCAACAAAACCAGGTACTTGTTTTCATAAACCGACGCGGCTTTGCCCCAGTATTACTTTGCCATCAGTGTGGATGGATGGTTGATTGCAAAGCATGCGATAGTCATTTAACACTGCATAAACAGGCAGGACAAATGATTTGTCATCATTGTGGATTAACCCAAAGAATACCCGTATTTTGTAATAACTGCCAAAGCAACGAATTAATCCCAGTAGGATCTGGAACCCAGAGAATTTATGAATTTTTAAGCCATCAGTTTCCAGATACGAATATTTTACGTATTGACCGAGATGAAGTTCGTAAAAAAAACGCACTAAACAGTCATCTGAACAAAATTAATAAAGGGGAAGCTCAACTGATTATAGGCACTCAAATGTTAGCCAAAGGACACCATTTTCCCCACCTATCTCTGGTGGTTGTTGTAGATGCCGATGCCGGCTTTTACAACCAGGACTTCCGAGCTATCGAACATTTGGGACAATTATTAACTCAAGTATCTGGACGAGCAGGAAGAGCAGAACATCCTGGGCAAGTATTGATTCAAACTTATTTACCTGATCATCCGCTGCTTAATCTACTCATTCAGCATGGGTACGATGAATTTGCTAACGCTTTATTAATTTCAAGGCAAGAGGCTGAAATGCCTCCTTTTCAATTTTTGGCAGTCATCAGAGCTCAGGGCAAAACCGTCAACAAGGTGGCTCAATTCTTAAAAGCGACCAAAGATCAAATTCAGAAGCATACTCTCACAGTGCTAGGTCCTGCGCCAGCGCCTTTGCCGCGAAAAGCGAACCAGCATAGAATGCAACTATTAATTAAATCTCCTTCAAGAAAAGTTCTAAAAAGTTCATTGACGCAATTAAGAGAGTGGTTAACAATGAACAAATTAAGTAATGGCATCCGCTGGAATGTGGATGTTGATCCTATGGACTTATCATGA
- the ptsP gene encoding phosphoenolpyruvate--protein phosphotransferase, which yields MLKILKRIVQDVTAASDLKEALGILVQRINTAINAEAVSVYLIDNKNAEYVLIATEGLNKQAEFRVRIALDCGLIGLIGRREEPINIENAPSHPDFYHNPLIGEDHLNAFLGVPIIQHRKLYGVLVVQQLEQRYFDDAEESFLITLAAQLGGIIAHAEATGELAELTQPKKGIGVDKVDAAYTALTGIGSVPGIGIGTAVVVYPPADIDAVPRNPVEELEDEINAFYEALETTRDDIRRLSKRMKETVAEEEHALFDVYLRILERDSLGAEVEHVIREEQISAQAALATVIKKHVQQFESMGDDYLRERASDFRDLGRRVLAELQRTQREEIVYPKRTILIGEEITAAALAEVPEGQLAGVVSAKGSNNSHVAILARALGVPTVMGLRGLKVELVSRRALIVDGYYGHVYISPSKSLLAEFKQLAQEEQELNQSLVSLRDKPAETTDSYRVSLQVNTGLAMDAGLSMSVGAEGVGLYRSEVPFMSRDRFPSEDEQTIIYRQTLKAFAPRLVTMRTLDIGGDKILPYFPVEEENPYLGWRGIRITLDHPDVFLIQVRAMMRASEELDNLRIMLPMVTTLSEVEEAVYLIEQAFEELVEEGCKIVKPKIGVMIEVPAAAYLAREMAKRVDFISVGSNDLTQYLLAVDRNNARVAALYDPLHPAMLRTLLKIVEGGHAAGVEVSICGEMASDPLAVILLIAMGFDTLSMNSASLPRVKWVIRNFAIANARKILAEVLEFEHPAEIRFHLQKALEEEGLGGLIRAGKS from the coding sequence ATGCTTAAAATACTTAAACGGATAGTACAAGATGTTACCGCTGCCAGTGATTTAAAAGAAGCACTTGGCATTTTGGTTCAACGTATTAACACAGCCATTAATGCGGAGGCTGTTTCCGTTTATCTTATTGATAATAAAAATGCCGAATACGTATTGATAGCCACGGAAGGTTTGAACAAGCAAGCGGAGTTTAGAGTCAGAATTGCTCTTGATTGCGGTCTTATCGGGTTGATAGGACGAAGAGAAGAACCTATCAATATAGAAAATGCCCCTTCTCATCCGGATTTTTACCATAATCCATTAATTGGCGAAGATCACCTGAACGCTTTTTTAGGCGTCCCTATTATTCAGCATAGAAAATTATATGGTGTTTTAGTTGTTCAACAGCTTGAACAACGTTATTTTGATGATGCTGAAGAATCATTTCTTATTACCTTGGCGGCTCAATTAGGCGGAATTATTGCTCATGCAGAGGCAACAGGTGAACTGGCCGAGTTAACACAACCTAAAAAGGGTATAGGAGTCGACAAGGTAGACGCGGCTTACACTGCTCTTACTGGAATAGGCAGTGTTCCTGGTATAGGAATTGGTACGGCTGTAGTTGTGTACCCACCTGCCGATATTGATGCGGTCCCTCGTAATCCAGTTGAGGAATTGGAAGATGAAATCAATGCGTTTTATGAAGCATTGGAAACGACAAGAGATGATATCAGGCGTTTAAGTAAACGCATGAAAGAAACTGTTGCTGAGGAAGAGCATGCTTTATTCGATGTGTATTTAAGAATTTTGGAGAGAGATAGCTTGGGTGCTGAAGTCGAGCATGTGATTCGTGAAGAGCAAATTAGCGCTCAAGCTGCCCTGGCTACGGTTATTAAGAAACATGTGCAGCAATTTGAAAGCATGGGTGATGATTATCTGCGTGAACGAGCCAGTGATTTCCGTGACTTGGGCAGAAGAGTTTTGGCGGAATTACAACGGACCCAAAGAGAAGAAATCGTTTATCCGAAGAGAACCATTTTAATCGGCGAAGAAATTACTGCTGCCGCTTTGGCAGAAGTTCCAGAAGGCCAATTGGCTGGTGTTGTTTCAGCTAAAGGCTCCAATAACTCCCATGTTGCTATCTTGGCAAGAGCTCTCGGTGTACCTACTGTGATGGGGTTGAGAGGATTAAAAGTAGAACTGGTATCGCGCCGGGCTTTAATTGTTGATGGCTATTATGGACATGTTTATATTTCACCTTCCAAATCACTATTAGCGGAATTTAAGCAATTAGCTCAAGAAGAACAGGAATTAAACCAAAGCCTGGTAAGCTTGCGTGATAAACCAGCTGAAACTACTGACAGCTACAGAGTGTCCTTGCAAGTCAATACCGGCTTGGCAATGGATGCTGGTTTGTCAATGAGTGTTGGCGCAGAAGGTGTTGGTTTGTATCGTTCCGAAGTGCCATTTATGAGTCGGGATCGATTCCCTTCAGAAGATGAGCAGACCATTATTTACAGACAGACTCTCAAGGCCTTTGCTCCACGTTTGGTGACTATGCGCACCCTGGATATTGGTGGCGACAAAATTTTGCCTTATTTCCCAGTTGAAGAGGAAAATCCCTATTTGGGATGGCGTGGAATAAGAATAACTCTTGATCATCCTGATGTTTTTCTGATTCAGGTCCGTGCCATGATGCGTGCCAGTGAGGAACTGGATAATTTACGTATCATGTTGCCTATGGTCACAACACTTAGCGAAGTAGAAGAAGCCGTTTATTTGATTGAGCAGGCATTTGAAGAGCTGGTGGAAGAGGGGTGCAAAATAGTAAAACCTAAAATTGGTGTGATGATTGAAGTGCCTGCTGCTGCTTATCTGGCAAGAGAAATGGCGAAACGAGTAGATTTTATTTCGGTGGGTAGTAACGATCTCACTCAATACTTATTGGCTGTGGATAGAAATAACGCCCGAGTTGCCGCGCTTTATGATCCCTTGCATCCAGCCATGTTGCGTACATTGCTAAAAATAGTGGAAGGAGGGCATGCGGCTGGCGTTGAGGTGAGTATTTGTGGTGAAATGGCTAGCGATCCTTTAGCGGTGATCTTGTTAATTGCTATGGGTTTTGACACGTTAAGCATGAATTCCGCCAGTTTACCCAGGGTGAAGTGGGTTATTCGTAATTTTGCCATTGCTAATGCCCGTAAAATTCTGGCAGAAGTTTTGGAGTTTGAACATCCTGCTGAAATACGATTTCATTTGCAAAAAGCTTTGGAAGAGGAAGGATTAGGGGGATTAATCAGAGCAGGAAAGTCATGA
- a CDS encoding sulfite exporter TauE/SafE family protein — protein sequence MISGELLINGVIYIIIGAFAGIMAGTLGIGGGLIVVPGLVYIFQHSQVIPEDVLMHVAAGCSLAVMIFTSYASLKAHNKMDDILLPLFKKLWPGLVLGTILGSIMASVIPTHLLKILFGLFLLGVAMKMLLDVRVSHTDKFPGYWLNTLVSSSIGSISGLLGVGGGVIIVPYLTYCGVPVRKIAAVSNLGTFAVGIVGTVMFMITGTLEMTKISYSTGYIYWPAVLGVAIPSSLIAPFGAKLNYLLPVNYLRYGFIVILIITAIHMFL from the coding sequence ATGATATCAGGCGAGTTGCTAATTAATGGAGTGATTTACATCATTATTGGCGCTTTTGCAGGAATAATGGCAGGCACTCTAGGAATTGGTGGCGGGCTTATCGTAGTACCAGGACTAGTCTATATTTTTCAACACTCGCAGGTGATTCCAGAAGATGTCCTTATGCATGTCGCTGCAGGTTGTTCGCTGGCGGTGATGATTTTTACTTCTTATGCATCCTTAAAAGCACATAATAAAATGGATGATATACTCTTACCTCTGTTTAAGAAGTTATGGCCTGGTTTGGTGCTTGGCACTATTTTAGGCTCCATAATGGCCTCTGTGATTCCAACCCATTTATTGAAAATACTATTTGGACTGTTTTTGCTTGGTGTTGCAATGAAAATGCTTCTTGATGTCCGAGTGAGTCATACTGATAAATTTCCGGGATATTGGCTCAATACTTTAGTCAGCAGTTCTATAGGTTCGATATCCGGTTTATTAGGTGTTGGGGGAGGTGTAATCATCGTTCCTTATCTGACCTATTGTGGAGTGCCAGTCAGAAAAATTGCCGCAGTATCCAATTTGGGTACTTTTGCAGTTGGCATAGTGGGTACAGTTATGTTTATGATTACTGGCACATTAGAAATGACAAAAATCTCGTATTCTACAGGCTATATTTATTGGCCAGCAGTTTTAGGAGTAGCAATTCCGAGTAGTTTGATTGCGCCATTTGGGGCGAAATTAAATTATCTTTTACCCGTAAATTATTTAAGATATGGATTTATTGTGATTTTAATTATCACTGCAATTCATATGTTTTTGTGA
- the lgt gene encoding prolipoprotein diacylglyceryl transferase encodes MLTYPNINPIAFSLGPLKVHWYGLMYLIGFVGAWLLGYWRIKHYKLNWNNDQLSDLIFYSALGVILGGRVGYMLFYDFQEFIHQPWLLFKIWEGGMSFHGGLLGVVIAVWLFCRKYKKTFLEVGDFVAPLVPLGLAAGRLGNFINGELWGRVTDVPWGMRYPHVDDQPRHPSQLYEFGLEGVALFILIWCYASKPRQQGRVSALFLMGYAICRLIAESFRQPDSQLGFVAFGWLTMGQVLSIPMLLIGIWLWWAKR; translated from the coding sequence ATGCTCACTTATCCAAATATTAATCCAATTGCTTTTTCTTTAGGGCCATTAAAAGTTCATTGGTATGGTTTGATGTATTTAATCGGGTTTGTTGGTGCCTGGTTGTTGGGTTATTGGCGTATCAAACATTATAAATTGAACTGGAATAACGATCAGTTAAGTGATTTGATCTTTTATAGTGCACTTGGTGTTATTCTTGGGGGGCGGGTAGGTTACATGCTGTTTTATGACTTTCAGGAGTTTATACACCAGCCCTGGCTATTATTTAAAATATGGGAAGGCGGAATGTCTTTCCACGGCGGTTTGCTTGGAGTAGTGATTGCTGTATGGCTGTTTTGCCGTAAATACAAAAAAACTTTTTTGGAGGTTGGAGACTTTGTTGCGCCTTTAGTCCCTTTAGGATTAGCGGCAGGTCGCCTGGGGAATTTCATTAATGGGGAATTATGGGGGCGTGTCACTGATGTTCCATGGGGTATGAGATATCCTCATGTGGATGATCAGCCAAGACACCCTTCTCAATTGTATGAATTTGGTTTGGAAGGAGTCGCTTTATTTATTTTGATTTGGTGTTATGCGTCAAAGCCAAGACAACAAGGACGAGTGAGCGCTTTATTTTTAATGGGATATGCCATTTGCAGGTTAATTGCCGAAAGCTTTAGACAACCTGATTCGCAATTAGGTTTTGTGGCATTTGGCTGGCTGACAATGGGGCAGGTTTTATCCATCCCGATGTTATTAATTGGAATTTGGTTATGGTGGGCTAAGCGATGA
- a CDS encoding RNA pyrophosphohydrolase — translation MVIDRAGYRLNVGIILVNDSDRVFWGRRSGHDAWQFPQGGLAPGETAMQAMYRELHEEVGLDKGDVEILGSTRRWLKYRLPKQYLRHGSEPLVIGQKQKWYLLKLVTSEQKVRLDLSDSPEFDSWRWVDFHEPEQQVIFFKRQVYIQALKELEPLLKKERRTPYGLKRKRGNQRA, via the coding sequence ATGGTTATCGATCGTGCCGGATATCGCTTGAATGTAGGTATTATACTCGTCAACGATTCCGATAGAGTTTTTTGGGGGAGACGAAGCGGGCATGACGCTTGGCAATTCCCGCAAGGTGGATTGGCACCAGGCGAGACGGCCATGCAAGCAATGTATCGTGAATTGCATGAAGAAGTAGGATTAGATAAAGGTGATGTTGAAATATTGGGTTCGACCAGACGTTGGCTAAAGTATCGACTTCCCAAACAATATTTGCGTCATGGCAGTGAGCCTTTGGTTATTGGCCAGAAACAAAAATGGTATTTGTTAAAGCTTGTAACAAGCGAGCAAAAAGTGAGATTGGATTTGAGTGATTCTCCCGAATTTGATAGCTGGCGGTGGGTAGACTTTCATGAGCCCGAACAACAAGTTATTTTCTTTAAGAGGCAGGTCTACATTCAAGCGTTAAAAGAATTAGAACCTTTGTTAAAAAAAGAACGCCGTACCCCTTATGGCTTAAAACGTAAAAGAGGTAATCAAAGAGCTTAG
- a CDS encoding 6-pyruvoyl trahydropterin synthase family protein, which yields MKKYLTTVELQKESMKFSAGHTTIFSATEREPLHGHMYSVYLALTTWVEENGMTFDYRYYKERIHKLCRYLNQTFLMPQFSPFLEYSEDAEYYYFIFNKKKIPFLKEDVTLLPLTNITVEELSRWFVNELIKEKEELDKHRIEKVVVKVFSAPGQSASHEWLRS from the coding sequence ATGAAAAAATACCTGACTACTGTGGAGTTACAGAAAGAATCCATGAAGTTTTCTGCCGGGCATACCACCATCTTTTCGGCAACAGAAAGAGAACCTTTGCATGGTCATATGTATTCTGTTTATTTGGCTCTTACTACCTGGGTAGAAGAAAATGGTATGACCTTTGACTACCGTTATTACAAAGAGCGGATTCATAAATTATGCCGCTACTTAAATCAAACCTTTCTTATGCCGCAATTTTCACCTTTTTTAGAATACTCGGAAGATGCAGAATATTATTATTTCATCTTCAATAAGAAAAAAATCCCGTTTCTTAAAGAAGATGTCACCTTATTGCCCTTAACTAATATTACTGTCGAAGAGTTATCACGCTGGTTTGTTAATGAACTGATTAAAGAAAAAGAGGAATTGGATAAACATCGTATTGAAAAAGTAGTAGTCAAAGTTTTTTCTGCACCCGGCCAGTCAGCGAGTCATGAATGGCTTAGAAGTTAA
- a CDS encoding acyl-CoA thioesterase, whose product MNELNKMIHKKTFDIAWGDMDALGHVNNARYFDYFQEARIDWLRELDIKMTGQTGPVVIHVACTFLKPIVYPATVAIHSKVHSLGNSSMIMDHDLYQEEVLMAQGVSKIVWVDYTQNKSVPLPDIIRNLV is encoded by the coding sequence ATGAATGAACTAAACAAAATGATACATAAGAAAACTTTTGATATCGCTTGGGGCGATATGGACGCATTAGGACATGTTAACAATGCTCGTTATTTTGACTATTTTCAGGAAGCACGGATTGATTGGCTCAGGGAGCTTGACATCAAAATGACAGGCCAAACAGGTCCTGTTGTCATTCATGTCGCTTGTACCTTTCTGAAACCAATAGTTTATCCTGCTACTGTAGCCATACACAGCAAGGTACATAGTCTTGGCAATTCCAGCATGATTATGGATCATGATTTGTATCAGGAAGAGGTTCTTATGGCTCAAGGAGTGAGTAAAATAGTCTGGGTTGATTATACCCAAAACAAATCAGTGCCTTTGCCCGATATTATTAGGAATTTAGTGTAG
- the thyA gene encoding thymidylate synthase — protein MKTYLQLLEHILQHGIEKSDRTGTGTLSVFGYQMRFDLAKGFPLVTTKKLHTRSIVHELLWFLRGDTNISYLKENGVTIWDEWADNNGDLGPVYGKQWRSWPTADGRTIDQLSEIVQQIKSNPDSRRLIVSAWNVGELDKMALMPCHALFQFYVANNKLSCQLYQRSADVFLGVPFNIASYSLLTHMVAQQCNLDVAEFIWTGGDCHLYLNHLEQAQTQLTREPLPLPSLAIKRKPVSLFDYAYEDFEFVNYQSHPAIKAPIAV, from the coding sequence ATGAAAACATATTTGCAATTGTTGGAACATATTTTACAACATGGGATAGAAAAATCGGATAGAACCGGAACTGGAACATTATCTGTATTCGGGTATCAAATGCGTTTTGATTTGGCCAAGGGATTCCCGCTCGTCACTACTAAAAAACTGCATACGAGAAGTATTGTCCATGAATTACTGTGGTTTTTGCGTGGTGATACCAATATCTCTTATCTTAAGGAAAACGGGGTAACCATTTGGGATGAATGGGCAGATAATAATGGTGATTTGGGGCCAGTGTATGGAAAGCAATGGAGAAGTTGGCCAACTGCGGATGGACGCACTATTGATCAATTAAGTGAAATAGTGCAACAAATCAAGAGTAATCCTGATTCTCGTCGCTTGATTGTAAGTGCCTGGAATGTGGGGGAATTGGATAAAATGGCTTTAATGCCTTGTCATGCCTTGTTTCAATTTTATGTTGCCAATAACAAGTTATCTTGCCAATTGTACCAACGCTCAGCCGATGTATTTTTAGGAGTTCCTTTCAATATTGCTTCTTATTCTTTGCTTACCCACATGGTTGCTCAGCAATGTAATTTGGATGTGGCTGAATTTATCTGGACCGGGGGAGATTGCCACTTGTATCTTAATCATTTGGAGCAAGCGCAAACTCAATTAACAAGAGAACCTTTGCCATTACCCTCCTTAGCAATCAAGAGAAAACCGGTTTCTTTATTTGATTATGCTTATGAGGATTTTGAATTTGTGAATTATCAATCACATCCTGCGATTAAAGCACCTATCGCCGTTTAA